In the genome of Christensenella timonensis, one region contains:
- the tkt gene encoding transketolase → MSKIDKLAVNTIRVLSAEAIQKANSGHPGLPIGSAPLAYTLWAKHLKHNPRDSKWDNRDRFILSAGHASMLLYSLLHMFGYKVGMEDIRNFRQWGSITPGHPEHGLTDGVEATSGPLGQGIAMAVGFAMAEAHLAAEFNKPDFNVVDHYTYALSGDGCLQEGVSGEASSLAGTLKLGKLIVLYDKNDITIEGSIDTAFDEDVKKRYKAYGWQVLEVEDGNEDMKGISAAIEEAKAEKEKPSLIIVKTAIAYGSPKQGSESSHGSPLGQENIDAMKKNLGWEHKDPFFVPEEVKKHIDELCEVFEAEENQWKELFDKYSKAYPELAEKYKAYMSPVSESVFDEDYWTVEDKAVATRQSSGDIINKLAKRIPNLMGGSADLAPANNSLMKERSFFSAQDRLGTNIHFGIREFAMAAVCNGMALHGGIVPYCATFLVFSDYMKGAIRMSALMELPVTYVLTHDSIGVGEDGATHEPIEQLATLRATPGVHMWRPADGHETAAAYKSALTAKAPSAIALSRQPLPQFKETGKDALKGGYVLKDGGSSPDVILIGTGSEVELCMAAAEDLFRENISARVVSMPCMELFEEQDAAYKESVLPNSVRARVAVEAATSYGWAKYVGLDGGYVTIDHFGASAPAKVLFEKFGFTKEAVVAKAKEVLGK, encoded by the coding sequence ATGAGTAAAATTGATAAGCTCGCCGTCAATACGATCCGCGTTCTTTCCGCGGAGGCGATTCAAAAAGCAAACAGCGGCCATCCCGGCCTGCCGATCGGCAGTGCGCCGCTTGCGTACACACTGTGGGCCAAACACTTAAAGCACAATCCCAGGGATTCCAAATGGGATAACCGCGACCGCTTCATCCTAAGCGCGGGCCATGCTTCCATGCTGCTTTATTCCCTGCTCCATATGTTCGGTTATAAAGTCGGTATGGAGGATATCAGGAACTTCCGCCAGTGGGGTTCGATCACGCCCGGCCATCCGGAGCATGGTTTAACGGACGGCGTGGAGGCAACATCCGGCCCGCTCGGCCAAGGCATCGCCATGGCTGTCGGTTTCGCAATGGCTGAAGCGCACCTCGCCGCAGAATTCAACAAACCGGATTTCAATGTGGTAGACCATTATACCTACGCGCTTTCAGGCGACGGCTGCCTGCAGGAAGGCGTATCCGGCGAAGCCAGCTCGCTTGCGGGAACGCTCAAGCTCGGTAAACTGATCGTTCTTTACGATAAAAACGACATCACCATCGAAGGCAGTATCGACACCGCCTTTGACGAGGATGTGAAAAAGCGTTACAAAGCCTACGGCTGGCAGGTTCTTGAGGTGGAAGACGGAAACGAAGACATGAAGGGTATTTCCGCCGCTATCGAGGAAGCCAAAGCAGAAAAAGAAAAACCGTCGCTGATCATCGTAAAAACGGCGATCGCTTACGGCAGTCCCAAACAGGGCAGCGAATCGAGCCACGGTTCCCCGCTCGGCCAGGAAAACATCGATGCCATGAAGAAAAACCTGGGCTGGGAGCACAAAGACCCGTTCTTCGTGCCGGAAGAAGTGAAAAAGCATATCGACGAGCTCTGTGAAGTATTCGAGGCAGAAGAAAACCAGTGGAAAGAGCTGTTCGATAAATACAGCAAGGCTTATCCGGAGTTGGCGGAAAAATACAAGGCTTACATGAGCCCTGTTTCCGAGTCGGTTTTTGACGAGGATTACTGGACGGTAGAAGATAAAGCAGTTGCTACACGGCAGTCCTCCGGGGATATCATAAACAAGCTTGCAAAGCGCATCCCCAACCTGATGGGCGGCAGCGCAGACCTCGCGCCTGCGAACAACTCCCTGATGAAGGAACGCAGCTTTTTCTCCGCGCAGGACCGTCTCGGCACGAATATTCACTTCGGTATCCGCGAATTCGCTATGGCCGCTGTTTGCAACGGTATGGCGCTGCACGGCGGTATCGTGCCTTACTGCGCTACCTTCCTTGTATTCAGCGATTATATGAAGGGCGCGATCCGTATGTCCGCCCTGATGGAGCTCCCCGTCACCTATGTCCTGACGCACGATTCCATCGGCGTAGGCGAAGACGGTGCGACACACGAGCCGATCGAACAGCTTGCTACGCTGCGCGCAACGCCCGGCGTACACATGTGGCGTCCGGCGGACGGCCACGAAACGGCTGCGGCATACAAATCCGCCCTGACGGCAAAGGCGCCGAGCGCGATCGCGCTTTCGCGCCAGCCCCTGCCCCAGTTCAAGGAAACAGGAAAGGATGCCCTCAAGGGCGGCTATGTCTTAAAGGACGGCGGCAGCTCGCCTGACGTGATCCTCATCGGCACGGGCAGCGAAGTTGAGCTGTGCATGGCGGCGGCGGAAGACCTCTTCCGGGAAAACATCTCCGCGCGCGTCGTATCCATGCCGTGTATGGAACTGTTTGAGGAACAGGATGCCGCTTATAAGGAAAGCGTCCTGCCAAACAGCGTACGCGCAAGGGTCGCCGTAGAAGCGGCCACCTCCTACGGCTGGGCAAAATATGTCGGCCTCGACGGCGGCTATGTGACGATCGACCACTTCGGCGCATCCGCACCTGCAAAGGTACTGTTTGAAAAATTCGGCTTTACCAAGGAAGCGGTCGTAGCAAAGGCAAAAGAAGTGCTCGGCAAATAA
- the ileS gene encoding isoleucine--tRNA ligase: MYKKVPTDLKFNERELEVLDFWHENKIFEKSMEENKGNPEFTFYDGPPTANGKPHIGHILTRCIKDLIPRYKTMQGYNVLRKAGWDTHGLPVELEVEKMLGLDGKEQIEEYGVEPFIQKCKESVWKYKGEWEKMSDRVGYWADMEDPYITYDNDYIESVWWSLKEIHKKGLLYKGHKIVPYCPRCGTALSSHEVAQGYKDVKETSIFVRFKVKGEDAYFLAWTTTPWTLPSNVALCVNPDEEYVLAQDKNGDQYYLAKALAEQILGEDVHIVSKFTGKELEYKEYEPLFDFVETDKKAWYIACDTYVTLTDGSGIVHIAPAFGEDDANVGRKYDLPFVQLVKPDGTLSEETKWPGVFVKKADKLIIEDLRDRGLLFAEMPYEHSYPFCWRCDTPLIYYARSTWFIKMTELRDSLLKNNASVNWLPENIRDGRMGNFLENVIDWGISRERYWGTPLPVWVCDCGEIHVVGSRQELRDMAEQEVSEDIELHKPFLDPITLKCPVCGGSMHRVSEVIDCWYDSGSMPFAQWHYPFENKAEFESHFPANFISEAVDQTRGWFYTLLAIGTLIFDKAPFENCIVLGHVQDKDGQKMSKHKGNVVDPWSVLDRQGADAVRWYFYSASAPWLPSRFYDEAVSEMQRKFMGTLWNTYAFYILYADIDSFDPTKYELKPTNIMDQWVLSRLNSLVQTVTDDLDNYRIVEPSRDLSKFVDELSNWYVRRCRDRFWGSGMEQDKIDAFMTLYTVLETLTRLLAPFTPFMTESIYQNLVRTSDKNAPLSVHLASWPKADAGLMDAQLERDMDAVQSVVNLGRACRNTANIKNRQPIGKIYVSGIDHLDETFLEVIRGELNVKEVELGAAAAEYITYHLKPQMRTLGPKYGKLLGGIRSHLAQADGAAVVSTVKSGAAYEFKVDGMPVALMEEDILIEPAQREGFVAETSGDFAVIIDTALTPELIEEGNVRELISKIQTMRKEAGFEVTDKIELYAMDNDAITDIMQDNEDQILKEVLALGVHYGRVDGYEKEWNINGKKVTLGVKKA; encoded by the coding sequence ATGTATAAAAAAGTTCCTACCGATCTAAAGTTCAACGAGCGAGAGCTGGAGGTTCTTGATTTCTGGCACGAGAACAAGATCTTTGAAAAGAGCATGGAAGAAAACAAGGGCAATCCAGAATTCACCTTCTATGACGGCCCGCCGACGGCGAACGGCAAGCCGCACATCGGCCATATCTTAACGCGCTGCATCAAAGACCTGATCCCGCGTTATAAGACCATGCAGGGCTACAACGTGCTGCGCAAGGCGGGCTGGGATACGCACGGGCTCCCGGTGGAGCTTGAGGTGGAGAAAATGCTCGGCCTCGATGGAAAAGAGCAGATTGAAGAATACGGCGTGGAGCCATTCATCCAGAAATGCAAGGAATCCGTGTGGAAATACAAGGGCGAGTGGGAAAAAATGTCCGACCGTGTGGGATATTGGGCGGATATGGAAGATCCGTACATTACCTATGATAATGATTATATCGAATCCGTGTGGTGGTCGCTCAAGGAGATCCATAAAAAGGGGCTTTTATACAAAGGCCACAAGATCGTGCCCTATTGCCCGCGCTGCGGGACGGCGCTGTCCTCGCACGAGGTGGCGCAGGGCTATAAGGATGTAAAGGAAACGTCCATCTTTGTACGTTTTAAAGTCAAGGGCGAGGATGCTTACTTCCTCGCGTGGACGACGACCCCGTGGACGCTCCCCTCGAACGTGGCGCTGTGCGTGAACCCGGACGAGGAATACGTGCTCGCGCAGGACAAAAACGGCGACCAATATTATCTCGCGAAGGCGCTCGCAGAGCAGATTCTGGGCGAGGACGTGCATATCGTCAGCAAGTTTACCGGCAAAGAGCTTGAGTACAAGGAATATGAGCCGCTTTTCGATTTTGTGGAAACAGACAAAAAAGCGTGGTATATTGCCTGCGATACATACGTTACTTTAACGGACGGCAGCGGCATCGTACATATCGCGCCCGCGTTCGGTGAGGACGACGCAAACGTCGGCCGGAAATACGACCTTCCGTTCGTGCAGCTGGTAAAGCCGGACGGCACGCTCAGCGAAGAAACCAAATGGCCGGGTGTGTTCGTGAAAAAAGCGGACAAGCTGATCATTGAGGATTTACGGGACAGGGGCCTGCTGTTTGCGGAGATGCCGTACGAGCATAGCTATCCGTTCTGCTGGCGCTGCGATACGCCCCTGATCTACTACGCACGCAGCACATGGTTTATCAAGATGACCGAGCTGCGGGACAGCCTGTTGAAAAACAACGCCAGCGTCAACTGGCTGCCTGAAAACATTCGTGACGGACGTATGGGCAATTTCCTTGAAAACGTCATCGACTGGGGAATTTCCCGCGAGCGTTATTGGGGAACGCCGCTGCCTGTCTGGGTGTGCGACTGTGGCGAAATCCATGTGGTCGGCTCGAGGCAGGAGCTTAGGGACATGGCGGAGCAGGAAGTATCTGAGGATATCGAGCTGCACAAGCCGTTCCTCGACCCGATCACGCTTAAGTGCCCGGTATGCGGCGGCAGTATGCACCGCGTGAGCGAGGTCATCGACTGCTGGTACGACAGCGGCTCCATGCCCTTTGCACAGTGGCATTACCCCTTTGAGAACAAAGCGGAATTTGAAAGCCATTTCCCGGCGAATTTCATCAGCGAAGCGGTCGACCAGACGCGCGGGTGGTTTTATACCCTGCTCGCGATCGGTACGCTGATTTTCGACAAGGCTCCGTTTGAAAACTGTATTGTGCTTGGACACGTGCAGGACAAGGACGGGCAGAAGATGAGCAAACACAAAGGCAATGTCGTCGACCCGTGGAGCGTGCTGGACAGGCAGGGCGCGGACGCGGTACGGTGGTATTTCTATTCGGCGAGCGCGCCGTGGCTGCCCTCGCGCTTTTACGACGAAGCCGTGAGCGAGATGCAGCGTAAATTCATGGGTACGCTGTGGAACACCTATGCGTTCTATATTTTGTATGCGGATATCGACAGCTTTGATCCGACGAAATATGAACTGAAGCCCACAAACATCATGGATCAGTGGGTGCTGTCGCGCCTGAATTCGCTTGTCCAGACAGTGACGGACGACCTCGACAATTACCGCATCGTGGAGCCGTCGCGCGATTTAAGCAAATTCGTGGACGAGCTTTCCAACTGGTATGTGCGACGCTGCCGCGACCGTTTCTGGGGCAGCGGCATGGAGCAGGACAAAATCGACGCTTTCATGACGCTTTACACAGTGCTGGAGACGCTCACCAGGCTTTTAGCGCCGTTCACGCCGTTCATGACGGAGAGCATCTACCAGAACCTCGTGCGCACGAGCGATAAAAACGCGCCCCTCTCCGTGCACCTGGCAAGCTGGCCGAAGGCTGATGCAGGTCTTATGGACGCGCAGCTTGAGCGCGATATGGACGCCGTTCAAAGCGTCGTCAACCTGGGACGAGCGTGCCGCAACACGGCCAACATCAAAAACCGCCAGCCGATCGGCAAGATCTATGTCAGCGGCATCGACCACCTGGACGAAACATTTTTGGAGGTCATCCGCGGGGAGCTCAATGTAAAGGAAGTGGAACTGGGTGCGGCCGCGGCGGAATATATCACCTATCACCTAAAACCGCAGATGCGTACCTTAGGGCCGAAATACGGCAAGCTGCTCGGCGGGATCCGCAGCCATCTTGCGCAGGCGGACGGCGCGGCTGTGGTAAGCACGGTGAAGAGCGGGGCCGCATATGAATTCAAGGTGGACGGTATGCCTGTCGCCCTCATGGAGGAGGATATCCTCATCGAGCCTGCACAACGCGAAGGGTTCGTTGCCGAAACGAGCGGGGACTTTGCCGTGATCATCGATACGGCGCTGACGCCCGAGCTCATCGAGGAAGGCAATGTGCGCGAGCTCATCTCCAAAATCCAGACCATGCGCAAGGAAGCCGGCTTCGAGGTGACGGACAAGATCGAGCTTTACGCGATGGATAACGACGCGATCACGGATATTATGCAGGACAACGAAGACCAGATCTTAAAGGAAGTGCTGGCGCTGGGCGTGCACTATGGCAGGGTCGACGGCTATGAAAAGGAATGGAACATCAACGGGAAAAAAGTGACGTTGGGCGTGAAAAAGGCGTAA
- a CDS encoding EAL domain-containing protein, with protein sequence MEGMSEKDLLKRIESLQKELKEYREFDPLTGLYNKETFYGKVEGLLAQNKDTEYALVCLDIERFKLVNDLYGTSEGDGLLRYLGEKISSKAVSHAGIAARVTADIFVACVKMEKGLLQMIENNVLQWLKQYPLNMEIIPAIGIYYVRDKTLPVSLMCDRAVLAAQSVKGHYLHHTAEYHSGLMDSIMQEQDIFNSAERALKDKEFQIYIQPKCEIHNGKIIGAEALVRWNHPEKGLLTPGAFIPAFEKSGFIAKLDAYVWEEVCRLLRNWIDGGHTPIPISVNISRKSLYNSNVFDFLMELIQKYQIDPHFLELEVTESAYAESMERILDVLSRLRAAGFTILMDDFGSGYSSLNMLKDINVDVLKIDLRFLEKMDSQGDQRSENIIESVVRMAKWLKISVIAEGVETSEQMDCLMRAGCRYAQGFYFYKPMPSGDFETLLLNDSNVDFGGMVPPDQREITFEDLFQSGMMSKKLLNNIIGGVALYEYYQDNLSIIRVNDGYYRITGCNPDALRIRGLHILDRVPEEDKPIVKAALKRAKEDPSQGVEIQFRRLRLCGTLMWMHMRLFFLSESNGREIYYASINDITQQKEAEAQLRQSEELYRTAMLSTNRFPFMFDVEKRSVTFDDNGQTFYSADKYASGVPECMVGIGLVLPEHEQRLHDFFYDVIEGKPSSTQEALMRTKDGSYCWKRASMTTIFDQFGYPVKAFGVLEDITREHELEQRLHQGEKLLSDLKSENQMTAISLLNDMAICGLVGGYCEDNFPLYFINEKMLGLMGYDSHEDFIEHTGGFVGNTIHPDDLPRVAQELGGDYYAGQEYTVKYRTLRKDGSSFWTLDKGRVVEAEDGRLAIISVCIDLSTQQQTEEMLRLADSRFRIAMRLTRADIWEYDIPSKTIIRFDPDDTWVKGPEEIQGAPECLIACGWIHPDSAQAILRAIRKIEEGARQSICEIQSLCKDGQYRWFRLTCKTIQQKDGKPVRVLGVSENIDKEKEKELQYDRLLKNSQRDSLTGLYTRKAFEARVQDILDGLDPQSPAAALLLLDVDNFKQVNDTLGHIRGDQILREIAQVTYEIFGDDAVAGRFGGDEFALIVTDAAYESDVCNSVERFLVRLHELHMDEKMPITTSIGIAFTDGSDLVRLYQMADTALYQAKGAGKNTYAVYSSDKVDQHLYFNIDPTILDELEGLIYIINQKDYSLLYCNQALCEEYGWKANEYKNQKCYRALRGQESPCPGCTERKLNHDQFVIHNGCDIRGITYEIREKLLSWGDHELRLEIARKLEE encoded by the coding sequence GTGACAGCAGATATATTCGTCGCATGTGTCAAAATGGAAAAGGGACTGCTGCAAATGATCGAAAACAACGTGTTGCAATGGCTGAAGCAGTATCCGCTCAACATGGAAATCATTCCTGCCATCGGTATTTACTATGTTCGGGATAAAACACTGCCCGTCAGCCTGATGTGTGACCGTGCGGTGCTTGCCGCCCAGTCGGTCAAGGGGCATTACCTGCACCATACGGCGGAGTACCATTCCGGCCTCATGGATTCGATCATGCAGGAGCAGGATATTTTCAATTCTGCCGAACGTGCGCTCAAAGATAAAGAATTTCAAATTTATATCCAGCCGAAATGTGAGATCCATAATGGAAAAATCATAGGCGCAGAGGCGCTCGTACGCTGGAACCATCCAGAAAAAGGGCTGCTGACGCCGGGCGCATTTATCCCAGCCTTTGAAAAAAGCGGGTTTATCGCCAAGCTGGATGCCTATGTATGGGAAGAGGTCTGCCGGCTGCTCCGGAATTGGATAGACGGCGGACATACGCCTATCCCCATTTCCGTTAATATTTCCAGAAAAAGCCTTTACAACTCCAATGTTTTTGATTTCCTGATGGAATTGATCCAAAAATACCAGATCGATCCGCACTTCCTGGAGCTCGAGGTCACGGAAAGCGCATATGCGGAGAGCATGGAACGCATCCTTGATGTGTTAAGCAGGCTGCGCGCTGCCGGCTTCACCATCCTGATGGACGATTTCGGCAGCGGCTATTCTTCGCTTAATATGCTCAAGGATATCAATGTGGACGTCCTGAAAATAGACCTGCGTTTTTTGGAAAAAATGGACAGCCAGGGCGACCAGCGAAGCGAAAATATTATAGAGTCTGTGGTGCGTATGGCAAAATGGCTCAAAATATCCGTCATCGCCGAAGGCGTTGAGACAAGCGAACAGATGGATTGCCTGATGCGCGCAGGTTGCCGTTACGCACAAGGCTTTTATTTCTATAAGCCCATGCCCAGCGGCGACTTTGAGACACTGCTTCTCAACGACAGCAATGTAGACTTTGGAGGAATGGTACCGCCTGACCAGCGCGAGATCACCTTTGAAGACTTATTCCAGTCCGGGATGATGTCCAAAAAGCTTTTAAACAATATTATCGGCGGCGTGGCCCTCTATGAATACTACCAGGACAACCTGTCCATCATCCGTGTGAACGATGGATACTACCGGATCACCGGCTGTAATCCGGACGCGTTGCGCATCAGGGGATTGCATATCCTTGACCGTGTGCCCGAAGAGGATAAGCCCATCGTGAAAGCAGCCCTCAAAAGGGCAAAGGAGGATCCTTCGCAGGGCGTGGAAATCCAATTCCGCCGCCTGAGGCTGTGCGGCACCCTGATGTGGATGCATATGCGGCTGTTTTTCCTTTCCGAGAGCAATGGCCGGGAGATTTATTACGCCTCGATCAACGATATCACACAACAAAAGGAAGCCGAGGCCCAGCTCCGGCAATCGGAGGAGCTCTACCGTACGGCCATGCTCTCGACCAACCGCTTTCCTTTTATGTTTGACGTGGAAAAGCGAAGCGTGACCTTCGACGACAATGGCCAGACCTTTTATAGCGCGGATAAATATGCGTCCGGCGTACCGGAATGCATGGTGGGGATCGGCCTCGTCCTTCCGGAACACGAACAGCGCCTGCACGATTTCTTTTATGATGTGATCGAAGGAAAACCTTCCTCCACGCAGGAAGCGCTCATGCGCACGAAAGATGGCTCTTACTGCTGGAAGCGCGCTTCCATGACAACGATCTTCGACCAGTTCGGCTATCCGGTAAAAGCGTTTGGGGTGCTGGAAGATATCACCCGCGAACACGAATTGGAACAGCGGCTGCACCAGGGGGAAAAATTGCTTTCAGACCTGAAATCGGAAAACCAGATGACTGCGATCTCCCTTCTAAACGACATGGCGATCTGTGGATTGGTCGGGGGGTATTGCGAAGATAATTTTCCCCTTTATTTTATCAATGAAAAGATGCTTGGGCTTATGGGTTACGACTCCCACGAGGATTTTATTGAACATACGGGCGGTTTTGTGGGCAATACGATCCACCCGGACGACTTGCCGCGCGTAGCGCAGGAGCTGGGCGGCGACTACTATGCAGGGCAGGAATATACGGTAAAGTACCGTACGCTCAGAAAGGACGGCAGTTCCTTCTGGACGCTTGATAAGGGGCGTGTGGTAGAGGCCGAGGACGGCCGCCTCGCTATCATCAGTGTATGTATCGACCTTTCCACGCAGCAGCAAACAGAGGAAATGCTGCGGCTAGCGGACAGCCGTTTCCGGATCGCCATGCGGCTTACACGGGCAGATATCTGGGAATACGATATCCCTTCCAAAACCATTATCCGCTTTGACCCTGACGATACATGGGTCAAAGGGCCGGAAGAGATACAGGGCGCTCCGGAATGTTTGATCGCATGCGGCTGGATCCATCCGGATAGTGCACAAGCCATCCTCCGTGCCATTCGGAAAATCGAAGAAGGGGCCCGGCAAAGTATATGCGAGATACAATCCCTGTGTAAAGACGGCCAGTATCGCTGGTTCCGCCTGACCTGTAAAACGATCCAGCAAAAGGACGGCAAACCCGTACGCGTGCTAGGCGTTTCTGAGAACATTGACAAGGAAAAAGAAAAAGAGCTCCAGTATGATCGGTTGCTCAAAAATTCCCAACGGGATTCCCTGACCGGCCTTTATACCCGGAAGGCTTTCGAGGCCAGAGTGCAGGATATTTTGGACGGACTCGACCCTCAAAGCCCTGCCGCGGCCCTATTGCTGCTCGATGTGGACAATTTCAAACAGGTGAACGACACGCTTGGGCATATCCGCGGCGACCAGATATTGCGGGAGATCGCACAAGTGACATATGAAATATTTGGCGACGATGCGGTCGCGGGGCGTTTCGGCGGGGATGAATTTGCCCTCATTGTCACGGATGCAGCGTACGAAAGCGATGTCTGCAACAGCGTAGAGCGTTTTTTGGTACGGCTGCATGAACTGCATATGGACGAAAAAATGCCCATTACCACGTCGATAGGTATCGCTTTTACCGACGGGAGCGACCTTGTACGGCTTTACCAGATGGCCGACACGGCGCTTTACCAGGCAAAAGGCGCCGGAAAAAACACCTATGCCGTTTACAGCAGCGACAAGGTGGATCAGCACCTGTACTTTAATATCGACCCGACCATTCTCGACGAACTGGAAGGCCTGATCTATATCATCAACCAAAAGGACTACAGCCTGCTTTACTGTAACCAGGCATTGTGCGAAGAGTATGGCTGGAAAGCAAATGAATATAAAAACCAGAAATGCTATCGCGCACTGCGCGGACAGGAATCTCCATGCCCCGGATGCACGGAGCGCAAGCTAAACCACGACCAATTTGTGATCCACAATGGCTGTGATATCCGTGGCATTACTTACGAGATCAGGGAAAAGCTGCTTTCCTGGGGCGACCACGAGCTGCGGCTGGAAATTGCCCGCAAATTGGAAGAATAG